One genomic segment of Pyruvatibacter mobilis includes these proteins:
- a CDS encoding DegQ family serine endoprotease → MRKMSAALMCAAFAAFIASAVPGAAQVVPRSQAEIDLSFAPLVKRVAPAVVNVFTKRVVREQAQSPFANDPFFRRFFGDRFSFGVPRERVQSSLGSGVIVGANGIIVTNNHVIAEGDSFTVALADRREFEAELLLADERTDLAILKIDPGSEQLPTLSFGDSDALEVGDLVLAIGNPFGVGQTVTSGIVSALARTQVGVSDYQFFIQTDAAINPGNSGGALVTMDGRLVGVNTAIFSRSGGSIGIGFAIPANMVRLVVASAQDGGNGRVVRPWLGASVQSITSELAQSLGLDRPGGALIGDVYPGGPADRAGLETGDVIRRLDVHDIVDENTLRYRLATREIGSSVEVEYLRAGRQRTGTLRLTAPPERPARDETLLEGPHPFSGARVANLSPALAEEIRLDPMLSGIVVTQVVRRSPANRLGLQPGDIILGINDARVESVDALEDALSGGGRNWQVSVRRGDQVFNTTVRL, encoded by the coding sequence ATGAGGAAGATGTCCGCCGCCCTGATGTGTGCCGCGTTTGCGGCTTTCATAGCGTCGGCAGTCCCTGGTGCCGCGCAGGTGGTGCCCCGGTCCCAGGCGGAGATCGACCTCTCCTTCGCGCCGCTTGTCAAACGTGTGGCGCCGGCTGTCGTCAATGTGTTCACCAAGCGCGTGGTCCGGGAACAGGCCCAGTCTCCCTTTGCCAACGATCCGTTCTTTCGCCGTTTCTTCGGCGACCGTTTTTCGTTCGGTGTGCCGCGGGAGCGGGTGCAAAGTTCGCTGGGCTCCGGGGTCATTGTCGGTGCCAATGGCATCATCGTCACCAACAACCATGTGATTGCGGAGGGTGACAGTTTCACGGTGGCACTCGCCGACAGGCGTGAGTTTGAAGCAGAACTGTTGCTGGCCGATGAGCGCACGGATCTCGCGATCCTGAAGATTGACCCGGGCAGTGAGCAACTGCCGACCCTCAGTTTCGGTGATTCCGATGCGCTGGAAGTGGGGGACCTGGTTCTTGCTATAGGCAATCCCTTCGGTGTCGGGCAGACGGTGACCAGCGGCATCGTGTCGGCGCTCGCGCGCACGCAGGTAGGTGTGAGCGATTACCAGTTCTTCATCCAGACGGATGCGGCCATCAATCCGGGCAATTCGGGGGGCGCGCTGGTGACGATGGATGGCCGGTTGGTTGGCGTAAACACGGCGATCTTCTCGCGGTCAGGCGGCTCCATCGGTATCGGGTTTGCCATTCCAGCCAACATGGTGCGGCTTGTGGTTGCCTCCGCGCAGGATGGCGGCAATGGGAGGGTTGTGCGTCCCTGGTTGGGAGCATCGGTCCAAAGCATCACCAGTGAGCTTGCGCAATCCCTCGGTCTTGACCGGCCAGGTGGGGCGCTGATCGGGGATGTATATCCCGGCGGCCCTGCGGATCGGGCGGGACTTGAGACCGGCGATGTGATCCGCCGCCTGGATGTCCACGACATCGTCGACGAGAACACGCTGCGCTACCGCCTTGCAACGCGTGAGATAGGCTCCAGTGTCGAGGTCGAGTACTTGCGTGCAGGGCGGCAGCGGACGGGAACCTTGCGCCTTACAGCGCCCCCTGAGCGCCCGGCACGGGATGAGACGCTGCTGGAGGGCCCGCATCCGTTCTCCGGCGCCAGGGTGGCCAATCTGTCGCCGGCGCTTGCGGAGGAAATCCGCCTTGATCCCATGCTGTCGGGCATCGTTGTAACGCAGGTGGTGCGCCGCAGCCCGGCCAATCGGCTTGGCCTGCAACCGGGTGACATCATCCTGGGTATCAATGATGCGCGTGTTGAGAGTGTGGATGCGCTGGAAGACGCGTTGTCGGGTGGCGGCCGCAACTGGCAGGTCTCTGTGCGGCGCGGAGATCAGGTATTCAATACGACAGTACGCCTCTAG
- a CDS encoding replication-associated recombination protein A — MSDLFQQAGLEADAPRPLADRLRPVALGEVAGQDHLVADDAPLGRMVASGRLNSVILWGPPGTGKTTIARLLSAAVPQMEFVQISAIFSGVADLRKVFDAAKARRATGRGTLLFVDEIHRFNRAQQDGFLPHMEDGTIILVGATTENPSFELNAAVLSRAQVLVLRRLDDVALETLLTRAEALEGRPLPLTAEARDVLKAMADGDGRFLLNLAEELFSLPSDADALDAAALAETVQRRAPVYDKGQDGHYNLISALHKSVRGSDPDASLYWLARMLTAGEDPLYIARRLVRMAIEDIGLADPQAVLQANAAKDVYDFLGSPEGELALAQVVVYLATAPKSNAAYVAYKAAMRLAKETGSLMPPRHILNAPTRLMKEQGYGAGYEYDHDTDGGVSGQDYFPDEMYERPVFYQPPERGFERELNKRLAYFAKVRGSRT; from the coding sequence ATGTCCGATCTCTTTCAGCAGGCAGGCCTTGAGGCCGATGCACCGCGCCCCCTGGCGGACCGGCTGCGGCCGGTGGCGCTTGGCGAGGTAGCCGGGCAGGATCACCTGGTGGCGGACGACGCCCCGCTGGGTCGCATGGTGGCAAGCGGCCGACTGAACTCCGTGATCCTGTGGGGTCCCCCGGGAACCGGCAAGACGACCATCGCCCGCCTGTTGTCTGCAGCCGTACCGCAGATGGAGTTCGTCCAGATATCGGCGATCTTTTCAGGCGTGGCTGACCTGCGGAAAGTCTTTGACGCGGCGAAGGCGCGGCGGGCGACCGGCCGGGGCACGTTGCTGTTCGTGGATGAGATCCATCGCTTCAACCGGGCCCAGCAGGATGGCTTCCTGCCACATATGGAAGACGGCACCATCATCCTCGTTGGCGCGACGACTGAAAACCCGTCTTTCGAGCTCAATGCGGCCGTCCTTTCCCGTGCTCAGGTGCTTGTTTTGCGTCGCCTTGATGACGTGGCGCTGGAAACTCTTCTCACGCGTGCGGAAGCTCTCGAAGGGCGGCCCCTGCCTCTTACTGCTGAAGCCAGAGACGTGTTGAAAGCGATGGCCGACGGCGATGGGCGGTTCCTTCTCAACCTTGCGGAAGAACTGTTTTCGTTGCCTTCCGATGCGGACGCCCTGGATGCCGCGGCCTTGGCCGAGACCGTGCAGCGCCGTGCGCCTGTTTATGACAAAGGACAGGACGGTCATTACAACCTGATAAGCGCGCTTCACAAATCCGTACGCGGATCGGATCCGGATGCGTCTCTTTATTGGCTGGCGCGCATGCTGACCGCCGGTGAGGATCCGCTCTATATCGCCCGGCGGTTGGTGCGTATGGCAATTGAAGACATTGGCCTCGCGGATCCGCAGGCTGTGCTGCAAGCAAATGCGGCCAAGGATGTCTATGACTTCCTCGGCAGTCCTGAGGGAGAGCTGGCGCTTGCGCAGGTTGTGGTGTATCTCGCGACCGCCCCCAAATCCAACGCGGCCTATGTGGCGTACAAGGCCGCCATGCGGCTTGCGAAGGAGACCGGTTCCCTGATGCCGCCGCGGCACATCCTCAATGCTCCAACGCGGCTGATGAAGGAGCAGGGGTATGGGGCAGGGTATGAGTACGACCACGACACGGATGGCGGTGTGTCGGGGCAGGACTATTTCCCGGATGAGATGTATGAGCGGCCTGTGTTCTATCAGCCACCGGAGCGCGGTTTCGAGCGCGAGCTGAACAAGCGGCTCGCCTATTTTGCGAAGGTAAGAGGTAGCCGGACATGA
- the crcB gene encoding fluoride efflux transporter CrcB yields the protein MNMVLAIALGGGLGAVGRYAVGAGALALMGPGFPFGTLAANVVGGFLMGAVVEAGALKFSYSPELRAFLTVGLLGGFTTFSAFSLESALMIQRGEWALAFGYVAMSALFSIGALFCGLWLMRGVLS from the coding sequence ATGAACATGGTTCTGGCCATTGCCCTGGGTGGCGGCTTGGGAGCGGTTGGCCGTTATGCAGTCGGCGCCGGCGCGCTTGCTCTCATGGGGCCTGGGTTTCCCTTCGGCACCCTCGCAGCCAATGTCGTCGGTGGCTTCCTGATGGGGGCAGTCGTTGAAGCCGGGGCGCTCAAGTTTTCCTATTCCCCGGAGCTGCGGGCGTTTCTGACTGTCGGTCTGCTTGGCGGCTTCACCACCTTCTCGGCATTCTCCCTGGAGAGCGCGTTGATGATCCAGCGCGGCGAATGGGCCCTGGCATTCGGGTATGTGGCAATGTCGGCTCTGTTTTCCATTGGCGCTTTGTTTTGCGGCCTGTGGCTGATGCGCGGAGTGCTGTCATGA
- a CDS encoding RluA family pseudouridine synthase, protein MSGVQTIQVEAGDDGMRLDRWFKARFPGLGHGRLEKLLRTGQVRVDGGRVKGSTRLEEGQAVRVPPLPDNADAAPQRSSKPRKAASQDGSFLRDLVLYKDGDVIVLNKPAGLAVQGGSRTDKHIDAMLDALAFDAPERPRLVHRLDKDTSGVLVLARSRDAAAKLGRALKRHDTRKIYWALVNGVPRPQRGTINLSLAKAGTEGRERVHAAEDDDFDARHAITHYATVAQAGQKLAWVAFMPVTGRTHQIRAHAVAIKTPIVGDGKYGGSEAHPGGEIPRKMHLHARELTIRHPKGHMITVVAPLPEHMRKTWDLLGLNPNDDEDPFAELEA, encoded by the coding sequence ATGAGCGGTGTGCAGACAATCCAGGTTGAGGCCGGTGATGACGGGATGCGGCTTGACCGCTGGTTCAAGGCCCGGTTCCCGGGGCTTGGTCATGGGCGGCTGGAGAAGTTGCTGCGGACCGGTCAAGTTCGGGTAGATGGCGGCCGGGTAAAGGGCTCCACGCGCCTTGAGGAAGGCCAGGCCGTGCGTGTGCCGCCTTTGCCGGACAATGCCGACGCCGCGCCGCAGCGCAGCAGCAAGCCCCGGAAGGCGGCTTCTCAGGACGGGTCCTTCCTCCGGGATCTCGTGCTCTACAAGGATGGTGATGTGATCGTCCTTAACAAGCCAGCGGGTTTGGCAGTGCAGGGCGGCTCCCGGACCGACAAGCACATTGATGCCATGCTCGACGCCCTTGCATTCGATGCGCCGGAGCGGCCGCGGCTGGTGCATCGGCTCGACAAGGATACGTCCGGTGTTCTGGTCTTGGCGCGCTCGCGGGATGCGGCGGCCAAGCTTGGCCGTGCGCTCAAGCGCCATGACACGCGGAAGATCTACTGGGCCCTGGTCAATGGTGTGCCGCGCCCGCAGCGCGGGACCATCAATCTGTCACTGGCCAAAGCGGGCACGGAAGGGCGCGAGCGGGTTCACGCGGCGGAAGATGATGACTTCGACGCGCGCCACGCCATCACGCATTACGCCACCGTTGCGCAGGCCGGGCAGAAGCTTGCCTGGGTCGCCTTCATGCCGGTGACCGGACGCACGCACCAGATCCGCGCGCATGCTGTTGCCATCAAGACGCCAATTGTGGGGGATGGAAAATACGGCGGGTCTGAGGCTCATCCGGGCGGCGAGATCCCTCGGAAGATGCACCTGCATGCGCGTGAGCTCACCATCCGTCATCCAAAGGGCCACATGATCACCGTCGTCGCGCCTTTGCCCGAACATATGCGCAAGACGTGGGATCTGCTTGGCCTTAACCCGAATGACGACGAAGACCCCTTTGCGGAGCTTGAAGCATGA
- a CDS encoding HAD-IA family hydrolase has translation MSLTFIVFDCDGTLVDSQHAITTAMVESFETLGHVPPARQDIMSVVGISLVPAIARLMPDHEPHVHDAMAESYKSVYGRMRASGQTQEILFDGAHDAVTRLSGTDALLGVATGKSRRGAENILKEHGLRHHFLSVRTADDGPGKPDPHMLKLAMADVGADPHETIMIGDTTYDMEMARAAGAGAIGVSWGYHPVDVLHASGAHEVIDDFASLDDAVARVRAQLGAGLSALQD, from the coding sequence ATGAGCCTGACTTTCATCGTGTTTGACTGCGATGGCACTCTTGTGGACAGCCAGCATGCCATCACGACCGCAATGGTCGAGAGTTTCGAGACCCTGGGGCATGTGCCGCCGGCGCGTCAGGACATCATGTCGGTCGTCGGGATTTCCCTGGTGCCGGCAATTGCCCGTCTGATGCCGGATCATGAGCCGCATGTTCATGATGCCATGGCGGAAAGCTACAAGTCGGTCTATGGGCGCATGCGGGCCTCGGGCCAGACACAGGAGATCCTGTTTGACGGGGCGCACGATGCTGTGACGCGTTTATCTGGGACTGACGCATTACTGGGGGTTGCGACCGGCAAGTCCCGGCGCGGTGCGGAGAACATCCTCAAGGAACATGGCCTGCGGCATCATTTCCTCAGTGTACGAACGGCTGATGATGGACCCGGCAAGCCGGATCCGCACATGCTGAAGCTGGCCATGGCTGATGTGGGTGCAGATCCGCATGAAACCATCATGATCGGCGACACGACCTATGACATGGAGATGGCGCGCGCGGCAGGTGCTGGAGCTATCGGGGTCTCGTGGGGCTACCACCCGGTTGATGTTCTGCACGCATCCGGCGCCCATGAGGTGATTGACGATTTCGCGTCGCTTGATGACGCGGTCGCGCGGGTGCGCGCGCAGCTCGGCGCCGGTCTATCGGCGCTGCAGGACTGA
- a CDS encoding ATP12 family chaperone protein, whose amino-acid sequence MSEADKPSFVRAFDPQKEREARMAKRFYKDARAEARDDGVAVLLDERELKTPARNPVRLPSHPLAEAVAAEWAAQSDHVDPASMPRTRIVTTAIDRVAEDAGPAIDEIARYGGSDLLCYRAEQPAELVAQQTAAWDPLLAWLKESHAVRLASTSGIMHVTQDEAELVRLRAVLSKLDPLRLTALHTLVTISGSAVIGLAVLHKRLDAEGAFETSRVDELFQISQWGEDAEAAARTKAHKAEFDAAAEVLTLLG is encoded by the coding sequence ATGAGCGAGGCCGACAAGCCGAGTTTCGTGCGTGCTTTTGATCCACAGAAGGAGCGGGAAGCGCGCATGGCCAAACGCTTCTACAAAGATGCACGTGCGGAAGCACGGGATGACGGCGTGGCCGTCTTGCTGGATGAGCGGGAGTTAAAGACGCCAGCTCGCAATCCGGTCAGGCTTCCCTCTCACCCGCTGGCGGAGGCTGTGGCGGCTGAGTGGGCAGCACAGTCTGACCATGTCGACCCTGCCTCCATGCCGCGCACGCGCATCGTCACCACTGCGATTGACCGCGTGGCTGAAGATGCTGGCCCGGCGATCGACGAGATTGCCCGTTATGGTGGGTCTGATCTTCTTTGCTACCGGGCCGAGCAGCCTGCGGAACTGGTGGCGCAGCAGACAGCTGCCTGGGATCCGTTGCTTGCATGGTTGAAGGAGAGCCATGCTGTGCGTCTGGCGAGCACCAGTGGCATCATGCATGTAACGCAGGATGAGGCTGAACTTGTCCGCCTGCGGGCTGTGCTTTCCAAGCTGGACCCGCTGCGTCTGACTGCGCTGCATACGCTGGTGACGATATCCGGTAGTGCCGTGATCGGGCTTGCTGTCCTGCACAAGCGGCTGGATGCGGAAGGGGCCTTTGAGACCTCCCGTGTTGACGAGTTGTTCCAGATTTCCCAGTGGGGAGAGGATGCGGAGGCGGCCGCCCGGACCAAGGCCCACAAAGCTGAGTTCGATGCCGCTGCAGAGGTGCTGACGCTGCTCGGCTAG
- the lipB gene encoding lipoyl(octanoyl) transferase LipB, giving the protein MTSTHTTPKKDVRAPIKRLYSDHAPVQWRVADGLVAYPDALAYMEERAAAIAAGDAPELVWLLEHPPLYTAGTSTNPVDLLTPDRFPVYETGRGGQYTYHGPGQRVAYAMLNLKERGQDVRAFVAGLEQWIIGTLARFHVHGEIRDDRVGVWVERPEKPRQMNGQPTEDKIAAIGVRVRRWVTFHGISINLNPELEHFSGIVPCGIQQHGVTSFEDLGLTTTMPDLDMALRAEFEMVFGPTVSA; this is encoded by the coding sequence ATGACGTCCACCCACACCACACCTAAGAAAGATGTCCGCGCTCCAATCAAGCGGCTCTACAGCGACCACGCACCTGTGCAGTGGCGCGTTGCGGACGGGCTTGTCGCCTACCCGGATGCCCTGGCCTACATGGAAGAGCGTGCCGCAGCCATCGCTGCGGGAGATGCCCCTGAACTCGTATGGCTGCTGGAACACCCGCCTCTCTATACCGCAGGCACAAGCACCAATCCGGTCGATCTACTGACGCCGGACCGCTTTCCTGTCTATGAGACTGGACGCGGGGGCCAGTACACCTATCACGGCCCCGGCCAGCGGGTTGCCTATGCCATGCTCAATCTCAAGGAGCGTGGCCAGGATGTCCGCGCCTTCGTGGCGGGTCTTGAACAATGGATCATCGGCACCCTCGCCCGCTTCCATGTTCATGGCGAAATTCGCGACGACCGTGTGGGCGTATGGGTAGAGCGCCCAGAAAAACCGCGGCAAATGAATGGTCAGCCTACGGAGGACAAAATCGCAGCAATCGGCGTGCGGGTCCGCCGATGGGTGACCTTTCACGGCATCAGCATCAATCTGAACCCGGAGCTCGAGCATTTCTCGGGAATTGTACCCTGCGGCATCCAGCAGCATGGCGTCACGAGTTTCGAGGATCTGGGACTGACGACAACCATGCCTGATCTCGACATGGCTCTGAGGGCCGAATTTGAAATGGTGTTCGGACCGACGGTCTCCGCCTAG
- a CDS encoding FliM/FliN family flagellar motor switch protein, with translation MNAIDKVEVEISVVLGKASMPIHQLLKMGRGAVIELEAHESEEVWLLANNQPIARGEIVVQGEHVGVSITEVLQQHTF, from the coding sequence ATGAATGCGATCGACAAGGTTGAGGTTGAGATTTCGGTGGTCCTCGGCAAGGCGTCAATGCCCATCCACCAGCTTTTGAAGATGGGCCGTGGTGCCGTGATCGAGCTGGAAGCCCATGAATCCGAGGAAGTCTGGCTTCTGGCTAACAATCAGCCGATTGCCCGCGGCGAGATCGTGGTGCAGGGCGAGCATGTGGGCGTGTCAATTACAGAGGTTCTGCAGCAGCACACCTTCTGA
- a CDS encoding precorrin-2 dehydrogenase/sirohydrochlorin ferrochelatase family protein, with protein MFPVALDLTQLIAAVAGAGRAAKQRIRLLDEAGAKGVLVFALDADEELATMAGDRLVARLPDEADLDGIDILFVADLGAETETRLAAMARSRKVLLNTEDVRPLCDFHVPAMVRRGDLLLAVSTGGASPGLARRLKAHLAETFGEEWADHVSEIAGARARWREEGVSFADLGKRTNALIDEKGWLS; from the coding sequence ATGTTTCCCGTTGCCTTGGACCTTACGCAGCTGATTGCTGCCGTGGCCGGCGCAGGCCGGGCGGCCAAGCAGCGTATCAGGCTGCTGGATGAGGCGGGGGCAAAGGGCGTTCTGGTTTTCGCTCTGGACGCTGACGAGGAGCTTGCGACGATGGCGGGTGACCGCCTTGTGGCGCGATTACCTGACGAAGCGGATCTCGACGGGATCGATATCCTCTTTGTGGCGGATCTTGGTGCCGAGACCGAGACCCGTTTGGCCGCCATGGCCCGGTCCCGCAAGGTCCTGCTGAACACCGAGGATGTGCGCCCGCTCTGTGATTTTCATGTGCCTGCCATGGTGCGGCGCGGCGATCTGCTGCTGGCCGTTTCGACCGGTGGCGCGTCGCCCGGGCTCGCCCGGCGGCTCAAGGCTCATCTCGCCGAGACCTTCGGGGAGGAATGGGCCGACCACGTATCCGAAATAGCTGGCGCCCGCGCGCGCTGGCGTGAGGAAGGGGTGTCCTTTGCCGATCTGGGCAAGCGCACCAATGCCCTCATTGATGAGAAAGGCTGGCTATCATGA
- a CDS encoding phosphoadenylyl-sulfate reductase, with the protein MTAIQAMPLEATPTPVQRQAMDSETVTSERLEKLQAEFGHLDGKDLMDAMIHKAFPGKIAMVSSFGSEAVVLLHMLSEVNPTVPVLFLNTGKLFGETLRYRDRLQDKLGLTDIRSLGPDPRVLDVQDPKGDLWARDADGCCHVRKVLPLAHGLEHFEASFTGRKKFQTGARSQMATIEQEAAADGTPGRFKINPLANWDLDDLKTYIEDHKLPRHPLVKDGYLSIGCMPCTDRVKEGGDYRSGRWAGLDKDECGIHVPGLVDGDGI; encoded by the coding sequence ATGACAGCAATTCAGGCAATGCCTCTGGAGGCCACGCCCACGCCGGTGCAGCGCCAGGCGATGGACAGTGAGACCGTTACGTCCGAGCGGCTGGAGAAGCTTCAGGCCGAATTTGGTCACCTGGACGGCAAGGACCTCATGGATGCGATGATCCACAAGGCTTTCCCGGGCAAAATTGCCATGGTGTCTTCCTTCGGCTCCGAGGCCGTTGTGCTCCTGCACATGCTCTCGGAAGTCAATCCGACGGTGCCGGTTCTGTTCCTCAATACGGGCAAGCTGTTCGGCGAGACCTTGCGCTATCGCGACCGCCTCCAGGACAAGCTCGGCCTCACGGACATCCGTTCGCTGGGTCCGGATCCTCGGGTGCTGGATGTGCAAGACCCCAAGGGCGACCTGTGGGCCCGCGACGCGGATGGCTGCTGTCATGTGCGCAAGGTCCTGCCGCTCGCGCATGGGCTTGAACACTTCGAAGCGTCCTTCACCGGTCGCAAGAAATTCCAGACAGGTGCCCGGTCGCAGATGGCGACCATCGAGCAGGAAGCCGCTGCCGACGGCACGCCCGGGCGTTTCAAGATCAATCCGCTGGCCAATTGGGACCTCGACGATCTCAAGACCTATATCGAGGACCATAAGCTGCCGCGGCATCCGCTGGTGAAGGACGGCTATCTATCCATCGGCTGCATGCCCTGCACCGACCGGGTGAAAGAGGGCGGCGATTACCGTTCCGGCCGCTGGGCGGGCCTCGACAAGGATGAGTGTGGAATTCACGTGCCGGGTCTCGTCGACGGCGACGGCATCTGA
- the mgtE gene encoding magnesium transporter → MSDTAAELDRNPEDDLGLSPDFVRTVVDRIDAGDAPAVRKLTADLHPSDLAELIELLRPDERRTLVAILGPDFDLVALSELDEGLRDELLSHIGPGRVAEALADLDTDDAVYLLEDMGAEEQRELLNRMPEEERTQIERSLEYDEDSAGRLMQRDIVVVPPHWSVGQTIDHMRESVDLPETFFEIFVVDEAFHAIGTVPLSRIMRTKRPVKISDIMDMDQTLIPAAMDQEEVAYQFEKYNLVSAAVVDEEERLVGMVTVDDVVEVIQEEAGEDIRRLAGVGDEALTDTVIQTARSRFPWLFANLFTAAIAAIVISAFGVSIEKMVTLAILMPVVAALAGNAGTQTMTVTVRAMATRDLVEFNVRRVISREVLVAFLNGIIFAILMGIGVGFIFGDWQLSGVIAVSMVITLGFAGLSGILIPLALDRAGADPAISSSVFLIALTDAVSFLAFLGLATWLLL, encoded by the coding sequence GTGAGCGACACCGCAGCAGAGCTTGACCGGAACCCGGAGGACGATCTCGGCCTGTCGCCGGATTTCGTCCGCACCGTTGTGGACCGGATCGACGCGGGCGATGCGCCTGCGGTGCGGAAACTCACAGCCGATCTGCATCCTTCCGATCTCGCCGAACTGATCGAGCTGCTGCGCCCGGATGAGCGGCGCACGCTGGTTGCGATCCTCGGACCGGATTTCGATCTTGTGGCGCTGTCCGAGCTGGACGAGGGCTTGCGTGACGAGCTGTTGAGCCATATTGGCCCAGGCCGCGTCGCCGAGGCACTGGCTGATCTTGATACGGATGACGCGGTCTATCTCCTCGAAGATATGGGGGCTGAGGAACAGCGCGAACTGCTGAACCGCATGCCCGAGGAAGAGCGGACCCAGATCGAACGCTCCCTCGAATATGACGAGGACAGCGCCGGCCGCCTGATGCAGCGCGACATCGTTGTCGTGCCGCCGCATTGGAGCGTGGGGCAGACAATCGACCACATGCGTGAGTCCGTCGACCTGCCGGAGACATTCTTCGAAATCTTCGTGGTGGATGAAGCCTTCCATGCCATCGGCACCGTGCCGCTGTCGCGGATCATGCGTACCAAGCGCCCGGTGAAGATCAGCGACATCATGGACATGGATCAGACGTTGATCCCAGCCGCGATGGACCAGGAAGAGGTCGCCTATCAGTTCGAGAAGTACAATCTCGTCTCGGCCGCTGTGGTGGACGAGGAAGAGCGCCTCGTCGGTATGGTGACTGTGGATGACGTGGTTGAGGTCATTCAGGAAGAGGCGGGCGAAGACATCCGCCGCCTTGCCGGTGTGGGTGATGAAGCCCTCACCGATACCGTGATCCAGACAGCCCGCAGCCGCTTTCCCTGGCTGTTTGCCAACCTCTTTACCGCCGCGATTGCCGCGATCGTCATTTCAGCCTTCGGTGTCAGCATCGAGAAGATGGTGACCCTGGCAATCCTGATGCCCGTCGTGGCCGCGCTAGCGGGCAATGCGGGCACGCAGACGATGACTGTGACCGTCCGCGCCATGGCGACCCGTGATCTCGTTGAGTTCAACGTGCGCCGGGTCATCTCGCGTGAGGTGCTGGTGGCCTTCCTGAACGGCATCATCTTCGCGATCCTTATGGGGATCGGTGTTGGTTTCATATTTGGGGATTGGCAGTTGAGTGGTGTTATCGCTGTCTCAATGGTCATCACGCTGGGCTTTGCGGGGCTTTCCGGCATCTTGATTCCGCTTGCGCTGGACCGGGCAGGGGCCGACCCTGCCATTTCGTCAAGCGTGTTCCTGATTGCGCTTACGGACGCGGTCTCGTTTCTGGCTTTCCTGGGATTGGCCACATGGTTGTTGCTTTAG
- a CDS encoding Kelch repeat-containing protein, which translates to MVVALVSSALRRMALAAVIVLTPVMAQAGWSEGAPVADARAFGSAAAQGDTVYVAGGGALAGPVSDFAAYDLVGDIWRPLPTMPVGRQNFGMAVAADGGVYVSGGFAGDAFDAPASDFWRYDITNAVWVRMADMPAGRARHGMVAIDGDLYVVGGEGPNASRVFVYDTFKAVWRDLGADLPTPRTDLGVVAANGRVMVLGGRTGSGVTAQVHVYDPASGRWSRGADLPMPLADAAVGTVNGTIHVAGGRSNDPMRTFKEHYVLAAGSQSWRTSEALPLPRLGAAAAGTARGFLVIGGSGGAGVFSVFTASDVVDIYRP; encoded by the coding sequence ATGGTTGTTGCTTTAGTGAGTTCCGCCCTGCGCCGCATGGCTCTGGCTGCCGTCATCGTCCTCACACCTGTCATGGCGCAGGCCGGATGGAGTGAGGGGGCGCCGGTTGCGGATGCACGCGCCTTCGGGTCAGCGGCGGCCCAGGGTGACACGGTCTATGTGGCAGGCGGCGGTGCACTAGCAGGGCCGGTGAGTGATTTTGCGGCCTATGACCTTGTGGGTGATATCTGGCGGCCGCTGCCGACAATGCCGGTGGGGCGGCAGAATTTCGGCATGGCTGTTGCTGCCGATGGCGGCGTCTATGTGTCCGGCGGGTTCGCCGGCGATGCCTTTGATGCCCCGGCCAGCGATTTCTGGCGCTATGACATCACCAACGCTGTGTGGGTGCGGATGGCGGACATGCCGGCGGGGCGTGCGCGCCACGGCATGGTGGCAATCGATGGGGATCTCTACGTGGTTGGCGGCGAAGGCCCCAATGCGTCGCGCGTCTTCGTCTATGACACCTTTAAGGCTGTCTGGCGTGACCTCGGTGCTGATCTTCCGACGCCCCGTACAGATTTGGGCGTTGTTGCTGCCAATGGGCGTGTCATGGTGCTCGGTGGACGGACGGGCAGTGGCGTGACGGCCCAGGTTCATGTCTATGACCCGGCTTCGGGCCGGTGGTCACGCGGGGCTGACCTGCCGATGCCGCTGGCTGATGCTGCGGTCGGTACTGTCAATGGCACAATCCACGTTGCCGGCGGCCGGTCGAACGACCCTATGCGGACCTTCAAGGAACACTATGTGCTTGCTGCCGGCTCGCAGAGTTGGCGCACCAGTGAAGCCTTGCCCTTGCCGCGTCTCGGTGCAGCTGCTGCCGGCACAGCGCGGGGCTTTCTGGTCATCGGTGGTTCCGGCGGGGCAGGGGTCTTTTCGGTCTTTACCGCATCGGACGTGGTCGATATCTACAGGCCCTGA